From the genome of Erythrobacter litoralis, one region includes:
- a CDS encoding CaiB/BaiF CoA transferase family protein, with product MGKLSGIRVVDLTQFLPGPMMTVMMADHGAEVIKVEPEAGDPARVQAPFDSYGGNEHSVWFANLNRGKSSVVLDLKSEDGKAALRDLIGGADVFVEGFRPGVMKRLGFDYEAVRAINPAIVYCSISAFGQEGALAHHPAHDMAVQALAGFLSVNDGPDGTPVVPGAPSADLAAGLTALSGVLMALVGRERTGEGAYIDCAMFDSLLPWCAHTAGSAIAGGESPKSASQRSLGGAGFYQVYKTADGRHVVLGGREIKFAKNLLTALGREDLLPLAEAPAGEQGELIAFLRETFAAKTRGEWVEWFEDRDVAFSPVLDFREAFDEPHVAERGLIVEAEGGGRHIAPPIRFAGEVWKPAPVPAKGGHPG from the coding sequence ATGGGCAAGCTTTCAGGGATCAGGGTCGTCGACCTCACGCAGTTTCTCCCGGGTCCGATGATGACGGTTATGATGGCCGATCACGGCGCGGAGGTGATCAAGGTCGAACCCGAAGCCGGCGATCCGGCGCGGGTGCAGGCCCCCTTCGACAGCTATGGCGGGAACGAACACTCCGTCTGGTTCGCCAATCTCAATCGCGGCAAGAGCAGCGTCGTGCTCGATCTCAAGAGCGAGGACGGCAAGGCCGCCCTGCGCGATCTGATCGGCGGGGCCGACGTCTTCGTCGAGGGCTTCCGCCCGGGCGTGATGAAGCGCCTCGGTTTCGATTACGAGGCGGTGCGCGCGATCAATCCGGCAATCGTCTATTGCTCGATCTCCGCTTTCGGGCAGGAGGGCGCGCTCGCGCACCATCCCGCGCACGACATGGCGGTCCAGGCGCTCGCCGGGTTCCTCAGCGTCAATGACGGGCCGGACGGGACCCCCGTTGTGCCCGGAGCGCCGAGCGCCGATCTCGCCGCCGGGCTGACCGCGCTTTCGGGCGTCCTGATGGCGCTGGTCGGGCGCGAGCGGACGGGCGAAGGCGCCTATATCGACTGCGCCATGTTCGACAGCCTGCTGCCGTGGTGCGCGCACACCGCCGGCAGCGCGATCGCAGGCGGAGAAAGCCCGAAATCCGCCTCGCAGCGCAGCCTCGGCGGGGCGGGCTTCTACCAGGTCTACAAGACCGCCGACGGGCGCCATGTCGTGCTGGGCGGGCGCGAGATCAAGTTCGCGAAGAACCTGCTGACGGCACTGGGTCGCGAGGACCTGCTGCCGCTTGCCGAGGCACCGGCGGGCGAACAGGGCGAACTCATCGCCTTCCTGCGCGAAACCTTTGCCGCGAAGACCCGCGGGGAATGGGTCGAGTGGTTCGAAGACAGGGACGTCGCCTTTTCCCCCGTGCTCGATTTCCGCGAGGCCTTCGACGAACCGCATGTTGCCGAACGCGGCCTGATCGTCGAGGCCGAAGGCGGCGGGCGGCACATCGCGCCCCCGATCCGCTTTGCAGGCGAGGTATGGAAACCCGCCCCGGTGCCCGCGAAAGGCGGACATCCGGGATGA
- a CDS encoding CaiB/BaiF CoA transferase family protein gives MHCPPDRLPLKGFRVISAEQYGAGPYGTMFLAQMGAEVIKIEPPGTPGPDGKRRGGGDTARAVGPHFLRPGESTYFQSFNLNKRSLTLDMRTDEGQAILRKLAASVDVVANNMRGDLPARLGLDYASLKDVNPALVCAHLSAYGRDNERAKWPGYDYLMQAEAGYCQITGEPGGDPQRMGLSMVDFMTGTIFCIGLLGALVDAQRTGEGRDVDTDLLAAAIHQTSYPALWYMNHGDETQRTPRSAHPTATPSQMFKAADGWMFVMCQLPKFWDILVTRMGRGDLKDDPRFADNADRLANREDLTRILDEEFARQPMAHWQELLAGHVPVAPVYTLGDALDNPWLRTVGMREEIEHPDKPDLQILASPLKFDGKRPPNRAAPLLGADNDSILADLGYDPEAIADLRTRGVV, from the coding sequence GTGCATTGTCCCCCGGATCGCCTGCCCCTCAAGGGCTTTCGCGTCATCAGCGCCGAGCAATATGGCGCAGGGCCCTATGGCACGATGTTCCTCGCCCAGATGGGGGCGGAGGTCATCAAGATCGAACCGCCCGGCACGCCCGGTCCCGACGGCAAGCGCCGCGGCGGGGGCGATACCGCGCGCGCGGTCGGCCCGCATTTCCTGCGCCCGGGCGAAAGCACCTATTTCCAGAGCTTCAACCTCAACAAGCGCTCGCTAACGCTCGACATGCGGACCGACGAAGGGCAGGCGATCCTGAGGAAGCTCGCCGCTTCGGTCGATGTCGTCGCCAACAACATGCGCGGCGACCTGCCCGCGCGGCTGGGGCTCGACTATGCCTCATTGAAGGACGTGAACCCCGCGCTCGTCTGCGCGCACCTGTCCGCCTACGGCCGCGACAACGAGCGCGCGAAATGGCCCGGTTACGATTACCTGATGCAGGCCGAGGCGGGCTATTGCCAGATCACCGGAGAGCCGGGCGGCGATCCGCAGCGCATGGGGCTTTCCATGGTCGATTTCATGACGGGCACGATCTTCTGCATCGGCCTGCTCGGCGCGCTGGTCGATGCGCAGCGCACGGGCGAGGGGCGCGATGTCGACACCGATCTTCTCGCCGCCGCGATCCACCAGACGAGCTATCCCGCCCTGTGGTACATGAACCACGGCGACGAGACCCAGCGCACGCCGAGAAGCGCGCATCCCACCGCCACGCCGAGCCAGATGTTCAAGGCGGCCGATGGCTGGATGTTCGTGATGTGCCAGCTGCCAAAATTCTGGGACATCCTCGTCACCCGCATGGGACGCGGCGATCTGAAGGACGATCCGCGCTTCGCCGACAATGCCGACCGGCTGGCGAACCGCGAGGATCTGACCCGCATCCTCGACGAGGAATTCGCACGGCAGCCCATGGCCCATTGGCAGGAACTGCTGGCGGGCCATGTGCCGGTCGCGCCGGTCTACACGCTCGGCGATGCGCTCGACAATCCGTGGCTGCGAACCGTGGGCATGCGCGAGGAGATCGAGCATCCCGACAAGCCCGATCTCCAGATCCTTGCGAGCCCGCTGAAATTCGACGGCAAGCGACCGCCGAACCGCGCTGCTCCGCTGCTGGGAGCAGACAACGATTCCATCCTCGCCGATCTCGGCTATGACCCCGAGGCAATCGCGGACCTGCGGACCCGCGGCGTGGTCTGA
- a CDS encoding acyl-CoA dehydrogenase family protein, with amino-acid sequence MATAAKIDQIRTIDPEEERAFMDAIDRWMEREVIPVIKHHDHNDLWPAELVEQMAEMGLFGATIGQEYGGLGLPATTYAKIVMKISSHWMAITGIFNSHLIMAAAVERFGTAQQKAKWLPKFATGEIRGGLALTEPNAGTDLQAIRTVARKDENGDYILNGTKTWISNALNGSCFALLAKTDPKAEPRYKGMSLFIADKRDGLSTGKKFDKLGYKAIDSAELVMEDYRIPADQLIGGEEGQGFFQATGGLELGRINVAARGVGLAEGSLRLATEYSQQRETMGKPIAQHQAIQLKLGEMVTRARAARLLTLDASEAYDRGERCDKEAGIAKYFASEAAVENSQEAMRIFGGYSYSKEYDIERFYRDSMLMCIGEGTNEMQRIIIAKQHLKENQI; translated from the coding sequence ATGGCCACCGCCGCAAAGATCGACCAGATCCGCACGATCGACCCCGAGGAAGAACGCGCCTTCATGGATGCGATCGACCGCTGGATGGAGCGCGAGGTGATCCCGGTCATAAAGCACCACGATCACAACGACCTGTGGCCCGCCGAACTGGTCGAGCAGATGGCCGAGATGGGCCTGTTCGGCGCCACCATCGGGCAGGAATATGGCGGGCTGGGCCTGCCGGCGACGACCTATGCCAAGATCGTTATGAAGATTTCCAGCCACTGGATGGCGATCACCGGCATCTTCAATTCGCACCTCATCATGGCCGCCGCGGTCGAACGTTTCGGCACGGCGCAGCAGAAGGCGAAATGGCTGCCCAAATTCGCCACCGGCGAGATTCGCGGCGGGCTTGCCCTGACCGAACCGAACGCGGGGACCGACCTGCAGGCGATCCGCACGGTCGCCCGGAAGGACGAGAACGGCGACTACATCCTCAACGGCACCAAGACCTGGATCTCGAACGCGCTCAACGGGTCGTGCTTCGCCCTGCTCGCCAAGACCGATCCCAAGGCCGAGCCGCGCTACAAGGGGATGAGCCTGTTCATCGCCGACAAGCGCGACGGCCTGAGCACCGGCAAGAAGTTCGACAAGCTCGGCTACAAGGCGATCGACAGCGCCGAACTCGTGATGGAGGATTACCGTATCCCCGCCGACCAGCTGATCGGCGGCGAGGAAGGGCAGGGCTTCTTCCAGGCGACCGGCGGGCTCGAACTGGGCCGCATCAATGTCGCCGCGCGCGGGGTTGGCCTTGCCGAGGGCAGCCTCAGGCTCGCCACCGAATATTCCCAGCAGCGCGAAACCATGGGCAAGCCGATCGCGCAGCACCAGGCGATCCAATTGAAGCTCGGCGAGATGGTGACGCGGGCACGCGCCGCGCGCCTCCTCACGCTCGATGCGTCGGAAGCCTATGACCGGGGCGAACGCTGCGACAAGGAAGCGGGCATCGCCAAGTATTTCGCCTCCGAAGCCGCGGTCGAGAACAGCCAGGAGGCGATGCGCATTTTCGGCGGCTATTCCTATTCCAAGGAATACGACATCGAACGCTTCTATCGTGATTCCATGCTGATGTGCATCGGCGAGGGAACGAACGAGATGCAGCGCATCATCATCGCCAAGCAGCACCTGAAAGAGAACCAGATCTGA
- a CDS encoding MaoC family dehydratase, with translation MRDSYIEVSPGRFREVQGRYFDDFVVGHVYEHRPGRTITDADNVWFTLLTMNTHPAHFDYELSKDTEFGKPLVVSPLTIAIMTGMSVSDTSGKAIANLGWDEVRMVKPLFVGDTIYCESEVLDKRESKSRPEQGIVTFKTTAMNQHGDVVAHYKRTVLVWKRGHGNLDN, from the coding sequence ATGCGTGACAGCTATATCGAGGTATCGCCGGGCCGCTTCCGCGAGGTCCAGGGGCGCTATTTCGACGATTTCGTGGTCGGCCATGTCTATGAACATCGCCCCGGGCGCACGATCACCGATGCCGACAATGTCTGGTTCACCCTGCTGACCATGAACACCCATCCGGCGCATTTCGACTACGAACTGTCGAAGGACACCGAATTCGGCAAGCCGCTCGTGGTAAGCCCGCTTACCATCGCGATCATGACGGGCATGAGCGTGTCCGACACCAGCGGCAAGGCGATCGCCAATCTCGGCTGGGACGAGGTGCGCATGGTCAAGCCGCTGTTCGTCGGCGACACGATCTATTGCGAAAGCGAAGTGCTCGACAAGCGCGAGAGCAAGAGCCGGCCCGAACAGGGCATCGTCACGTTCAAGACCACCGCGATGAACCAGCACGGCGATGTGGTCGCGCATTACAAGCGCACCGTGCTCGTGTGGAAGCGCGGGCACGGCAATCTCGACAACTGA
- a CDS encoding HpcH/HpaI aldolase/citrate lyase family protein — MFVAASLLFVPGSRPDRFAKAKAGGADLTVIDLEDAVAAEDKASARGAALAQVAEGPAGWAVRINGVATAFGVRDLAALSECGTLPETVLVPMVETAAELDVVAGALGDDCPDLVPLIETPRGLRHALEIAAHARVAAVMFGGGDFSGELGVDLAWEPLLAARHHVILACAEARKPAIDVPYISLDDETGLADECGRARRLGFSAKAAIHPRQVPAIKGAFAPSAADVAEAREALDAYEAGGGRAIRFKGRMLEAPFIKKYRAVLARHEEQTNA; from the coding sequence ATGTTCGTCGCCGCCAGCCTCCTGTTCGTGCCCGGTTCGCGGCCCGACCGTTTCGCCAAGGCGAAGGCGGGCGGGGCGGACCTCACCGTCATCGATCTGGAGGATGCTGTCGCGGCCGAGGACAAGGCCAGCGCGCGCGGCGCCGCGCTGGCGCAGGTCGCGGAAGGCCCGGCGGGATGGGCGGTGCGCATCAACGGCGTCGCGACGGCATTCGGCGTGCGCGACCTTGCCGCGCTCAGCGAATGCGGGACCCTGCCCGAAACCGTGCTCGTGCCGATGGTCGAGACCGCCGCCGAGCTCGACGTGGTCGCGGGCGCGCTGGGCGATGACTGCCCCGATCTCGTCCCCCTGATCGAAACCCCGCGCGGGCTTCGCCATGCGCTCGAGATCGCCGCGCATGCGCGGGTTGCGGCGGTGATGTTCGGCGGCGGCGATTTTTCCGGCGAACTCGGCGTCGATCTCGCCTGGGAACCGCTGCTTGCCGCGCGCCACCACGTCATCCTGGCCTGCGCCGAGGCGCGCAAGCCCGCGATCGACGTGCCATACATCTCGCTCGACGACGAGACGGGGCTTGCCGATGAATGCGGCCGCGCGCGCCGCCTGGGCTTTTCGGCCAAGGCCGCGATCCACCCGCGCCAGGTGCCCGCGATCAAGGGCGCCTTCGCCCCCAGCGCCGCCGACGTCGCCGAGGCTCGCGAGGCGCTGGACGCCTACGAGGCGGGCGGCGGGCGCGCGATCCGGTTCAAGGGCCGCATGCTGGAGGCGCCCTTCATCAAGAAATACCGCGCGGTGCTGGCGCGGCATGAGGAGCAGACGAATGCGTGA
- a CDS encoding DUF1838 family protein — protein MKSMKSLLVAASMLAGTIGLAGMAGAAPASAQMLDPDDPQDALEISKRLQCGISADEPAVYHWSGNIYGRSPGVRDTLLFKGEGMNIRRCVEVEDPTRGKGWRLISREVMLMLDPETGEVLDSWENPYTGQTVEVMHIHNDPVNGRPNFAVGADGEPYRLSSMRIAGDYVFMPFEAPLFYPNPLAGEYQQYVGNMYHAMEIFDFAALKDELFDASTPTAYPMISWVRISPWAPWMEMGGRPGQMVFNAMGRKLPGGFEELPDVLKDEIRENYPIYESAPPKDDMRRNETTWTKFRKLTEAKRGEGAAAGMAEGE, from the coding sequence ATGAAATCGATGAAGTCGCTTTTGGTTGCAGCCAGCATGCTTGCGGGCACGATCGGGCTCGCCGGGATGGCGGGGGCCGCCCCCGCTTCGGCGCAGATGCTCGACCCCGATGATCCGCAGGACGCGCTCGAGATTTCGAAGCGCCTGCAATGCGGCATCTCGGCCGACGAGCCGGCGGTCTATCACTGGTCGGGCAATATCTATGGCCGCTCGCCCGGCGTGCGCGACACGCTGCTGTTCAAGGGCGAGGGCATGAACATCCGCCGCTGCGTCGAGGTCGAGGATCCGACGCGCGGCAAGGGCTGGCGGCTCATCAGCCGCGAGGTCATGCTGATGCTCGACCCGGAAACGGGCGAGGTGCTCGACAGCTGGGAAAATCCCTATACCGGCCAGACGGTCGAGGTGATGCACATCCACAATGATCCGGTGAACGGCCGCCCCAATTTCGCGGTTGGCGCAGATGGGGAACCCTATCGCCTGTCCTCGATGCGGATCGCGGGCGATTACGTCTTCATGCCGTTCGAGGCGCCGCTGTTCTATCCCAACCCGCTTGCGGGCGAGTATCAGCAATATGTCGGCAACATGTATCACGCCATGGAGATCTTCGATTTCGCCGCGCTCAAGGACGAGCTCTTCGACGCCTCGACGCCGACCGCCTATCCGATGATCAGCTGGGTGCGAATTTCGCCCTGGGCGCCGTGGATGGAAATGGGCGGGCGGCCCGGGCAGATGGTCTTCAACGCGATGGGGCGGAAATTGCCGGGCGGGTTCGAGGAACTGCCCGACGTGCTCAAGGACGAGATCCGCGAGAACTACCCGATCTACGAAAGCGCTCCGCCCAAGGACGACATGCGCCGCAATGAAACGACCTGGACCAAGTTCCGCAAGCTCACCGAAGCCAAGCGCGGCGAAGGCGCAGCTGCGGGCATGGCCGAAGGCGAGTAG
- a CDS encoding TonB-dependent receptor — protein MRKLVSSALLAATMLTPSALAAQEIDESEEEMQEVAGVGQTIIVTARKREESLQSVPTSVAVATSETIQRLNLNNLTDIANTTPGLIFDESFGRNGNRPVIRGQANILGESGVAFFIDGIYYTGSLADYDVDTIERIEVVKGPQSALYGRNTYSGAINIISKMPGDTWEGRVTADIAEHDRYELTAGIRGPISEGLSLGVNGRFYDFGGEFTNQFDGTKIGKQSSWSASGVLDWDNGGPFTATLRGYYNRTDDGQPAIFHQNANQNNCLFDDGSLYAGRGRYFCGVIEPGEVNSDYTVQFGDADMVGIEADTYNVSLRMEYELGDNLTLVSLTGFNDRSETQLTDGDYSPNSFQTAVFARFPAGAPIGFGPAGPIFPFGFVGSTIDFSFANLRETQDWSQELKLLYESDAFDLIVGGYYFDQSDDNFVIRDVPANAAALAGASFGARLAQEQARCAANPICGTTFPLFGPSTPNDRSENLLDIQNVAVYGAINWHITDTLNLGIEGRYAEESIDQTVFSFAEGDARPAPVLADATFKAFTPRVTLDWQFTPDNMFYAIYAEGQKPGGFNGALAITANAIDPNLGIETFAEEENKSYEIGFKNSFLDGAVIFNLAAYYTEIDGYQLTQNVSVPPNQISVVTNAGEAEIWGIEAELVGELSRGLTLTANYALADTEFTSGVDENQGVLNDVADDGLVNCSTGDQFPDISGCQSLFGSIAGQSIPRAPRHRAFADLDYRSSTGIGGGTWDFFAGGNITYTSSSFAQVHNLARTGDATEVDVRMGIENDQFRVMLYANNLFDEDAIQQIIRYADANNDLRRSFIGGLRPGRRLGIVLSAGF, from the coding sequence ATGAGAAAGCTTGTCAGTTCGGCACTGCTGGCCGCGACCATGCTCACGCCGAGCGCGCTCGCTGCGCAGGAGATCGACGAAAGCGAAGAGGAAATGCAGGAAGTGGCGGGGGTCGGCCAGACCATCATCGTCACCGCGCGCAAGCGCGAGGAATCGCTCCAGTCGGTTCCCACCAGCGTCGCGGTCGCCACCTCCGAGACGATCCAGCGATTGAACCTCAACAACCTGACCGACATCGCCAACACGACGCCGGGGCTCATTTTCGATGAAAGCTTCGGGCGCAACGGCAATCGCCCGGTGATCCGCGGCCAGGCGAACATCCTTGGCGAAAGCGGCGTCGCCTTCTTCATCGACGGGATCTACTACACCGGCAGCCTCGCCGATTACGACGTCGACACGATCGAACGGATCGAGGTGGTCAAGGGGCCGCAGAGCGCGCTTTACGGACGCAACACCTATTCGGGCGCGATCAACATCATCTCCAAGATGCCGGGCGACACCTGGGAAGGCCGGGTCACCGCCGACATCGCCGAACATGACCGCTACGAGCTTACCGCCGGCATTCGCGGACCGATCAGCGAAGGCCTCTCGCTCGGCGTGAACGGGCGTTTCTACGATTTCGGGGGCGAATTCACCAACCAGTTCGACGGGACCAAGATCGGAAAGCAATCCTCCTGGTCGGCTTCCGGCGTGCTCGACTGGGACAATGGCGGACCCTTCACGGCCACCCTGCGCGGTTATTACAACCGCACGGATGACGGCCAGCCCGCGATTTTCCACCAGAACGCCAACCAGAACAACTGCCTGTTCGACGACGGATCGCTCTATGCCGGGCGCGGGCGGTATTTCTGCGGCGTGATCGAGCCGGGCGAGGTCAATTCGGACTACACCGTCCAGTTCGGCGATGCCGACATGGTCGGGATCGAGGCGGACACCTACAACGTCTCGCTGCGCATGGAATACGAACTTGGCGACAATCTCACGCTCGTCTCGCTGACCGGTTTCAACGATCGCTCCGAGACGCAGCTGACCGATGGCGATTACAGCCCGAATAGCTTTCAGACCGCGGTCTTCGCGCGTTTCCCGGCAGGGGCGCCGATCGGGTTCGGTCCGGCCGGTCCGATCTTCCCGTTCGGCTTCGTCGGCTCGACCATTGATTTCTCCTTCGCCAATCTGCGCGAAACGCAGGACTGGTCGCAGGAACTGAAGCTGCTCTACGAAAGCGACGCCTTCGACCTCATCGTGGGCGGCTATTACTTCGACCAGAGCGACGACAATTTCGTGATCCGCGACGTGCCTGCCAATGCGGCCGCGCTTGCCGGGGCCAGCTTCGGCGCCCGGCTTGCGCAGGAACAGGCGCGCTGCGCGGCGAACCCGATCTGCGGCACCACTTTCCCGCTGTTCGGACCGTCGACGCCGAACGATCGCAGCGAGAACCTGCTCGATATCCAAAACGTCGCCGTCTACGGCGCGATCAACTGGCACATCACCGATACGCTCAATCTCGGGATCGAGGGACGCTATGCTGAGGAATCGATCGACCAGACCGTCTTCAGCTTCGCCGAGGGCGATGCGCGACCCGCGCCTGTCCTCGCCGATGCGACGTTCAAGGCCTTCACCCCGCGCGTGACGCTCGACTGGCAGTTCACGCCCGACAACATGTTCTACGCGATCTATGCCGAGGGGCAGAAGCCGGGCGGGTTCAACGGTGCGCTGGCCATCACCGCCAATGCGATCGATCCCAATCTGGGGATCGAGACCTTCGCCGAGGAAGAGAACAAGTCGTACGAAATCGGTTTCAAGAACAGCTTTTTGGACGGCGCGGTGATCTTCAACCTCGCGGCCTATTACACCGAGATCGACGGCTATCAGCTGACCCAGAACGTGTCGGTGCCGCCCAACCAGATCAGCGTCGTCACCAATGCGGGCGAGGCGGAGATCTGGGGGATCGAGGCCGAGCTGGTCGGCGAACTCTCGCGCGGGCTGACGCTGACGGCGAACTACGCGCTTGCCGATACCGAGTTCACCAGCGGGGTGGACGAGAACCAGGGCGTGCTCAACGATGTCGCCGACGATGGCCTCGTCAATTGTTCGACCGGGGACCAGTTTCCCGACATTTCCGGCTGCCAGAGCCTGTTCGGATCGATCGCCGGGCAGTCGATCCCGCGCGCCCCGCGCCACCGTGCCTTCGCCGATCTCGACTACCGTTCCTCGACCGGCATTGGCGGGGGGACGTGGGACTTCTTCGCGGGCGGCAACATCACATACACATCCTCGAGCTTCGCGCAGGTCCACAATCTCGCCCGGACCGGCGATGCGACCGAGGTCGATGTTCGCATGGGGATAGAGAACGACCAGTTCCGGGTCATGCTCTACGCCAACAACCTGTTCGACGAGGACGCGATCCAGCAGATCATCCGCTATGCCGATGCGAACAACGATCTGCGCCGCAGCTTCATCGGGGGCCTGCGTCCGGGCCGCCGGCTCGGCATCGTGCTGTCCGCCGGGTTCTGA